The following proteins are co-located in the Vidua macroura isolate BioBank_ID:100142 chromosome 1, ASM2450914v1, whole genome shotgun sequence genome:
- the INSIG1 gene encoding insulin-induced gene 1 protein — protein sequence MPRLESCTWSCSCTARGRHRSQLGDTAAGLAAKVGEMLSSSVSSPSLALVGRGARSPSTSSASSTASSTSSTLNWSQHLVQRSVVLFVVGAFMALVLNLLQIQRNVTLFPDEVISTLFSSAWWVPPCCGTAAAVVGLLYPCIDSHLGEPHKFKREWASVMRCIAVFVGINHASAKLDFANNVQLSLTLAALSLGLWWTFDRSRSGLGLGITIAFVATLITQFLVYNGVYQYTSPDFLYIRSWLPCIFFSGGVTVGNIGRQLAMGIPEKPHND from the exons ATGCCCAGGTTAGAGAGCTGcacctggagctgttcctgcactgcCAGAGGAAGGCACAGGAGCCAGCTGGGGGACACGGCGGCGGGGCTGGCCGCCAAGGTGGGCGAGATGCTGAGCTCCTCCGTGTCGAGCCCCTCGCTGGCGCTGGTGGGTCGCGGAGCTcgcagccccagcacctccagcGCCAGCAGCACCGCCAGCAGTACCAGCAGCACCTTGAACTGGAGTCAGCACCTGGTGCAGAGGAGCGTGGTGCTCTTCGTCGTGGGTGCTTTCATGGCCCTGGTGCTGAACTTGCTGCAGATCCAGCGGAATGTGACTTTGTTCCCTGACGAAGTGATTTCTACTCTCTTCTCCTCCGCCTGGTGGGTGCCCCCGTGCTGCGGCACAGCAGCAG CTGTGGTTGGCCTGCTGTACCCCTGCATCGACAGCCACCTCGGGGAGCCCCACAAGTTCAAGCGGGAGTGGGCCAGCGTCATGCGCTGCATCGCCGTCTTCGTGGGCATCAACCACGCCAGCGCT AAACTAGACTTTGCAAACAACGTCCAGCTGTCCCTGACTCTGGCAGCCTTATCACTGGGGCTTTGGTGGACATTTGATCGTTCAAGAAGTGGTCTCGGACTTGGAATAACAATAGCCTTTGTAGCAACACTGATAACTCAGTTTCTTGTATATAATGGTGTTTATCA GTATACATCCCCAGATTTCCTTTACATTCGTTCTTGGCTTCCATGTATATTTTTCTCAGGAGGTGTGACTGTAGGAAACATAGGACGCCAGCTGGCTATG GGTATTCCAGAGAAACCACACAATGACTAA